From Stigmatopora argus isolate UIUO_Sarg chromosome 14, RoL_Sarg_1.0, whole genome shotgun sequence, the proteins below share one genomic window:
- the elac2 gene encoding zinc phosphodiesterase ELAC protein 2: protein MKVLSAVTSCVFAAARPLLLAQHYCHLRPACQPRRTMADKNNNNINNKMKKSAKQPANPLRRVKCKETRRKHGVVHSPANVYLQVVGAGSRDNSASLYVFSEFNSYLFNCGEGTQRLMHEHKLRASRLDNIFLTRMSWENVGGLCGMILTLKDTGVPECVLSGPPQLENYVNSIKTFCGPLDNIQLSVRPYTDPPFVDETMTVMQVPIFATPGSSQTSPGSSHTPSPSFRQDNEHPNNAKDQPGEKRKVTRDASLVVSFICKLHPKKGNFLVVEAKELGLPVGTAAIGPLIGALKSGKSVTYNGKEIRPEQVCTPTDPGQVFVIVACPSEEFVAPLCESQHISSFHNGGTEDAPALIVHITPEAVLKSQQYQDWMKRFPASTKHLILNEHAGSAHNVRSHKIQAQLNMIHPDIFPHLQTYAPRDSQASLDVSAVRGECLLKFQLRPVTEWQRDAIPPCSHEDFVKEAHDVPNFLQEVDKCQQLRASGTSVPLGKAEYPELIFLGTGSALPMKIRNVSSTLINISTGRSLLLDCGEGTFGQLCRHYGDEVDRVLSDISTVFVSHMHADHHTGLIKLLYQRQRALMTLGKAWSPLLLMAPQDMMSWLLQYHHGCEELLQHINFIPNDVLHHKSEAPEPKTRAFISELLKNNALNKFQTCRVRHCKNAFACSLTHKSGWKLVFSGDTMPSDALVHMGKNATLLIHEATLEDGLEEDAEEKRHSTTSQAIDVGMRMQAGFIMLNHFSQRYAKIPLFSNDFTERVGIAFDHMRVRLGDLKVLPGLIPALKTLFAEELEEMEERRERREQRLQFRAVGTEPEDGDRGAKRDRADDASAQTKRQKSS, encoded by the exons ATGAAAGTGCTGAGTGCCGTCACGTCGTGTGTTTTCGCCGCCGCCCGACCGCTACTTCTTGCTCAGCATTATTGTCATCTCCGACCTGCTTGTCAGCCGCGTCGCACCATGGCCGACAAGAACAACAATAACATTAACAACAAGATGAAGAAGTCCGCCAAGCAGCCGGCAAACCCGCTGCGTCGGGTGAAGTGCAAAGAAACCCGCAGAAAACACGGAGTGGTACACAGCCCCGCCAACGTCTACTTGCAGGTGGTCGGTGCTGGAAGTCGGGACAATAGTGCTTCACTTTACGTCTTCTCCGAATTTAACAG CTACCTGTTCAACTGTGGGGAaggaacccaaagactcatgcACGAACACAA GCTGCGAGCATCGCGACTCGACAACATTTTCTTGACCAGGATGAGCTGGGAAAATGTTGGCGGTCTTTGTGGAATGATCCTCACTTTGAAGGATACTGGAGTGCCGGAATGCGTCCTTTCTGGGCCTCCGCAGCTG GAGAACTACGTGAACTCCATCAAGACGTTCTGCGGGCCGCTCGACAACATCCAACTTT CTGTTCGGCCTTACACGGATCCGCCATTCGTGGACGAAACCATGACCGTCATGCAAGTTCCCATTTTTG CCACACCAGGAAGTAGTCAAACCTCACCAGGAAGTAGCCATACCCCAAGTCCCTCCTTCCGCCAAGACAACGAGCACCCCAATAATGCCAAGGACCAACCAG gagaaaaaagaaaagtaacaAGAGATGCATCACTGGTGGTCTCATTCATTTGCAAA CTTCATCCCAAGAAAGGAAACTTCTTGGTGGTAGAGGCCAAGGAACTTGGACTTCCCGT CGGCACAGCAGCCATTGGCCCGCTCATCGGCGCTTTGAAGAGCGGGAAAAGCGTCACGTACAACGGCAAAGAG ATTAGACCGGAGCAAGTTTGCACCCCCACCGATCCGGGACAGGTCTTTGTCATCGTAGCGTGCCCTTCGGAGGAGTTTGTCGCGCCGCTTTGCGAAAGTCAGCACATCTCAAG TTTTCACAATGGAGGAACTGAGGACGCCCCTGCCCTGATTGTGCATATAACCCCAGAGGCGGTGCTGAAAAGCCAACAGTACCAAGATTGGATGAAAAG GTTCCCAGCGAGCACCAAACACCTGATCCTCAACGAGCACGCCGGATCTGCCCACAATGTCCGCAGCCACAAGATCCAAGCGCAGCTCAACATGATTCACCCCGACATCTTTCCTCACCTCCAGACCTACGCGCCAAGA gatTCACAAGCATCTCTGGATGTGTCAGCAGTGCGAGGTGAATGTCTACTCAAGTTCCAGTTGCGACCAGTCACTGAGTGGCAAAG GGATGCCATCCCCCCCTGCAGCCATGAGGATTTTGTCAAAGAGGCCCATGATGTCCCCAACTTCTTGCAGGAAGTGGATAAATGTCAACAATTACGAGCCAGCGGCACTTCAGTGCCCCTCG GAAAAGCGGAGTATCCCGAATTAATTTTCCTGGGAACAGGATCGGCGCTGCCCATGAAAATCCGCAACGTCAGCAGCACTTTGATCAACATCAG CACTGGCCGTTCGCTGCTTCTGGACTGCGGCGAGGGGACCTTCGGCCAGCTGTGCCGGCACTATGGAGACGAAGTAGACCGGGTCCTGTCCGACATATCTACCGTGTTTGTGTCGCACATGCACGCCGACCATCACACG GGTCTCATCAAGCTGCTGTACCAAAGACAACGTGCCCTG ATGACTTTGGGAAAGGCCTGGAGCCCCCTCTTGCTCATGGCCCCCCAGGACATGATGAGCTGGCTGCTGCAGTATCACCACGGCTGCGAGGAGCTCCTCCAACACATCAA CTTCATCCCCAACGACGTCCTGCACCATAAAAGCGAAGCGCCCGAGCCCAAAACGCGGGCCTTCATCTCAGAGCTACTGAAGAACAACGCTTTAAATAAG TTCCAGACATGTCGGGTGCGTCACTGCAAGAACGCTTTTGCCTGCAGCCTGACTCACAAGTCAGGTTGGAAGCTGGTCTTCTCTGGAGACACGATGCCTTCTGACGCTCTCGTGCACATGG GCAAGAACGCCACCTTGCTTATTCACGAGGCCACGCTGGAGGATGGTTTGGAGGAGGACGCTGAGGAGAAACGCCACAG CACGACATCACAGGCGATCGATGTAGGCATGCGCATGCAGGCTGGCTTCATCATGCTCAATCACTTCAGCCAGCGCTACGCCAAGATCCCGCTTTTCAGCAATGACTTTACCGAGCGGGTTGGCATCGCCTTCGACCATATGCGG GTGCGTCTGGGGGATCTGAAGGTCCTCCCAGGTCTGATCCCGGCGTTGAAGACGCTCTTCGCCGAGGAGCTGGAGGAGATGGAAGAGAGGAGAGAGCGACGGGAGCAGAGGCTGCAGTTCCGGGCAGTCGGCACCGAACCGGAGGACGGCGACCGCGGTGCCAAACGCGATCGTGCGGATGACGCGAGCGCCCAAACTAAGAGACAAAAGAGCAGCTGA